The DNA window TATCATTGAACATACTGTCTGAAATGACTTCTCTGGTTAACTGAAAGGAAATTCCTTAAAACTCCTCACTTACTGACATTAGGGCCATTACTTTAGAGTCAGTGTATGAGGGTGGTTGGATTCTATTGTCAACAACTAAGTAGAGCAATATCAAAGCTAGTGGGATTTCAAACTGATTATTTGAAGTAGGGGCTATATTTTTTGGGCCACAATCACAATAACATCACTGTTAGTAGCTAAACTGCAACTGCTGTAGTTTCACACTTTCATTTACATGCTTTGATATGACAGCAAAATTATCTTTGATTCTGCAAATACATGCAAATACACCAGTGGAAGACGTGTAATGAGGAAAGATGGTTAAAGCCACTGGCACTGGACAACTCTCAAATAGGCATGGTCAAGAGAGGCTAGTCTctagtgagtgtgaagaacattttagagGTCTAAAAAACCTTCGCCTGATTTAGAGGATGTTCACACATCTTTGTTTCCAATGTGGTTCTTTataaaaccaaaagtggttcttctatggcactgcttaAAGTACCATTTGAAGAACTTATATTTTTAGCAATTAGTCCCtgctctggaaaaaataaatatgtatgtatctaGGCCTGTCACGAAAACGATTTATTTAGGATGATATATTGTGCCAGAAATAATTGCAACAAAtaatattattgtaattttaagAGCGTTTTTGGACACTCAAATAATGATCATATAATAGCAAATTAATGCAATTACACTTCATTAAAGAGCaatgaatgtttaattattGAGAATATTCAGACGTTGGAATATAAAAATATCTTAAAACCAttgtttctttgttgttttcttttttatctcaAAATACCAACACAGTAACGTTAATGGGCTCTTCCAGTTATGTAAACACAATGGAAAATAAAATTGAGGTCATGTCTATATACTGTACGATAAGCTGATGACGCAACCTAAGACCTAACCGTATCCTCAGTGTTTTCGGATGATACTCACCATGCACCCCAACCTGATATTCCTAAGGTCTGAATGAAAGCGAGAACAGACTGAaggaagaaaatgaagaagaatGCCATGAAGTTAAATGAGCTGTCAGCCCTGTGGAAAGAGATAAGCCAATAAGTTCTCATTTTTAGGTGAAGCAACTGTCAAACCTCCTCATTCTCTCCTCCCTCTGGAGTGGTCTTACCTGAATGCCTTGTAAAGAGGCCTGAACCAACACGTGTAACTGCAGGGGCTGAACAGCAACAGCCACAGGAGAGCGAGGCCAAAGTTTACTGCGCTGCCGCCACCAGCCCACCAGGCTATGCAAGACACCACATTGACGCATAGCGTAATGGAGTACACTATGAACGCAGAAATATCAGTCATCAGTGTGCATTATTATTCCATAATTATTGCTAAACGTGAAAGCTACTCTGAAAATATGGCTCCAAAGTTTAAGTGGAGAAGCTATGTAAGGTAAGTGGATTGTGGGAAATCGGAGTTGCTTACAGATCCAAAGGTTGTAAACTCGACGAACAAGCTGGCAATGAGCTGGAGGAATTTCCTCATCAATGTTTTGGTAGAAACATGGCTTAATGCGGACAAAGGCAGGCAGAGGTGGGAAGTTGTTAACTCGCTctgaaaacagagaaaaatcaTCATTCTGACAGTTGGATTGACTTTTAATAATTCTTATATTTTAAAGAATAATAACCTTCGATATAATAAAGCAGGGGACTCACCAGTCATTGTTAGATCtctgaaaagtgaaaaaaagaaacttcaataaacaaacacaatcaCATCACAGCAAGACATGTGtatgtacacatatacatatacacagataaatagatagtcagacagatagatagattgatataGCCTTAATCTATGCTACAGCATGAATGGTGTTACATTATAAAAGCTCACAGAGGGCAGTACTTTGTActgtaattttaataaaaatattaaatggaCAATAACCATAACTGATAAATCCattattttattccattttataataaaaataactattGGCCATCTTATTCACAGTATCAGTattttacagtactgtacataacTCTGAAACTGGACTAATGGAGTTTCTTAAAAGCATAAACTGCAAATTGTA is part of the Salminus brasiliensis chromosome 17, fSalBra1.hap2, whole genome shotgun sequence genome and encodes:
- the scamp4 gene encoding secretory carrier-associated membrane protein 4: MTERVNNFPPLPAFVRIKPCFYQNIDEEIPPAHCQLVRRVYNLWILYSITLCVNVVSCIAWWAGGGSAVNFGLALLWLLLFSPCSYTCWFRPLYKAFRADSSFNFMAFFFIFFLQSVLAFIQTLGISGWGACGWIATVLFFGTNVGSAVVMLFSAVLFTVDTVLMGLVLIRVHRLYRGGGGSFQRAQEEWSTGVWKSAPVREASFNAIAETGPSLPQYPAAVPSYPESGPW